The proteins below come from a single Dinghuibacter silviterrae genomic window:
- a CDS encoding exo-alpha-sialidase: protein MTKMGWIFLLLPVALHAQTWKKGIVKDEFIFTSAPFPSCHAATIAATPAGLVTAWFGGKNEGAPDVCIWVSRMVGGQWTAPARAADGIQHDSTNPSTGRRDTLRYACWNPVLYQIPGGQLLLFYKVGPKVAAWKGFLKTSSDNGVTWSSAIALPDGFLGPIKNKPVLLDGGRLLCPSSTEKDGWKVHFEETDDGGRTWRMIGPLEGKAIQPSILRYPDGRLQVLCRSQQRAIMESWSTDGGRTWSALTPTDLPNNNSGTDAVTLKDGRQLLVYNHVLPPEGQTKGDRTPLNVAVSRDGRQWNASLVLEDSKISQYSYPSVIQTPDGMVHIVYTWRRQRIKYVEVDPAKLEEKPIAGGIWPGITVASESSDGDYTRPLKDVLQDVETRYHVRIKMPDSMMTGKVVPFAFWRFRASADQTLDDILTPLDMKVNKINDSTYKLKDYEYYRWSVADGQAYLDELSARYNDRASWETRKAQLRTDLYKALRLSPLPHSPGKPPILTAVRHKDGYTVQNIALETLPGLYVCGSIYRPGRAAGKLPVILCPDGHWDGGRYRPDCQYRCATLARLGCIAVSYDLFAWGESQLQFRYEDHRRSLAQTIQVLNSIRLLDYLLSLKEADTARVGICGGSGGGSLTTMVTALDDRIRVAAPVASVSCYMFGGCPCESGMPVYESAGGTDVPEIAAMAAPRPLLVVSDGGDWTDHVPRIEYPYLQKVYGYFGAEGDVHDVHLPHEVHDFGINKREAVYYFFSKYFHLDTTKIDEHKVTIEPEAAMYALGGQLPADAIHGFDSLTAVFEHAHALVSEPAFDAMAVTAPARPAGRAARARASLLAAHAKAALLAAEGAPPRYRVALIDLMLLKRQKLGALDLAKRLDADGIEVDMGGLGTRETFDNQLAIDSIRNQYLSKSKALNLEICSLAMTGFYAQSFPTRPTAVKAVGDCIATMRQMGVHTGFLPLGVEGDLKKHPELRPAIVERLKAVGQMAKDSGVVIGIETSLNAKQAIRLLKDIGSPNIKICFNLADPIQQGEDPYKELETLGKNRISEIHCSNKDSVWLQYDPQVDLHQLKKTLDRMGWSGWLVIERSRDAKDPHNVKKNYGANVAYVKSIFQNSVYAHL from the coding sequence ATGACAAAAATGGGTTGGATTTTCCTCTTGCTGCCGGTCGCCCTTCATGCCCAGACGTGGAAGAAAGGGATCGTCAAGGACGAATTTATTTTTACAAGCGCTCCCTTTCCTTCTTGTCACGCGGCCACGATCGCGGCCACGCCGGCGGGGTTGGTGACGGCCTGGTTTGGAGGCAAAAATGAGGGCGCGCCCGACGTGTGTATCTGGGTCAGCCGGATGGTGGGGGGACAGTGGACGGCCCCGGCACGTGCGGCCGATGGGATCCAGCACGATAGCACGAATCCCTCGACGGGCCGGCGCGACACGCTCCGCTACGCCTGCTGGAACCCTGTACTCTACCAGATCCCCGGCGGGCAACTGCTGCTATTTTATAAGGTCGGCCCCAAAGTCGCTGCCTGGAAAGGTTTTCTAAAAACCTCTTCCGATAATGGCGTCACCTGGTCCTCCGCCATCGCCCTGCCGGACGGGTTCCTCGGCCCCATCAAAAACAAACCCGTTCTTCTGGACGGTGGACGTTTGTTGTGCCCGAGCAGTACGGAAAAAGACGGCTGGAAGGTACATTTCGAGGAGACGGACGATGGGGGGCGAACATGGCGTATGATCGGACCCCTCGAAGGGAAAGCCATCCAACCCAGCATCCTCCGCTATCCCGACGGGCGCTTACAGGTCCTTTGCCGTAGCCAGCAGCGCGCCATTATGGAATCGTGGTCGACCGACGGCGGCAGGACCTGGTCCGCGCTGACCCCCACCGATCTACCCAACAACAATTCCGGCACCGACGCCGTCACCCTCAAAGACGGCCGGCAGCTTCTGGTGTACAACCACGTCCTTCCACCCGAAGGACAAACCAAGGGAGACCGGACACCCCTGAACGTGGCCGTGTCCCGGGACGGGCGGCAATGGAACGCCTCGCTGGTGCTCGAAGACTCGAAAATCAGTCAGTATTCCTATCCTTCTGTGATCCAAACCCCCGACGGGATGGTACACATCGTATATACCTGGAGAAGACAACGGATCAAATACGTAGAGGTAGATCCCGCCAAACTCGAAGAAAAACCCATCGCGGGCGGCATCTGGCCAGGCATCACGGTGGCTTCGGAATCTTCCGACGGCGACTATACCCGCCCGTTAAAAGACGTCCTCCAGGACGTGGAGACCCGTTACCACGTCCGTATCAAAATGCCGGACTCGATGATGACGGGTAAGGTCGTCCCGTTTGCCTTCTGGCGTTTCCGGGCGTCCGCGGACCAAACCCTGGACGACATCCTTACGCCCCTGGACATGAAGGTGAACAAGATCAACGACTCGACCTATAAGCTCAAGGACTACGAATACTACCGCTGGTCCGTAGCCGACGGTCAAGCTTACCTGGATGAACTTTCCGCCCGGTACAACGATCGGGCGTCCTGGGAGACGCGGAAGGCGCAACTCCGTACGGACTTGTACAAGGCGTTGCGGCTCTCACCCCTGCCGCATTCGCCCGGGAAACCGCCGATCCTGACGGCGGTGCGCCATAAGGATGGGTATACCGTGCAGAATATTGCGTTGGAGACCCTGCCGGGGTTGTATGTGTGCGGGTCGATCTACCGCCCGGGACGCGCCGCCGGCAAACTCCCCGTCATCCTCTGCCCCGACGGCCACTGGGACGGCGGCCGCTATCGCCCCGACTGCCAGTACCGGTGTGCGACGCTCGCGCGGCTGGGGTGTATCGCGGTGAGCTACGATCTTTTTGCGTGGGGCGAATCGCAACTGCAATTCAGGTATGAGGACCACCGGCGCAGCCTGGCGCAGACCATCCAGGTGCTGAACAGCATCCGGCTGCTGGACTACCTGTTGAGCCTCAAGGAAGCGGATACGGCCCGCGTAGGGATCTGCGGTGGATCGGGTGGGGGGAGCCTGACAACGATGGTGACGGCCCTGGACGACCGGATCAGGGTGGCGGCCCCCGTCGCCTCGGTCTCCTGCTATATGTTCGGCGGGTGTCCCTGCGAAAGCGGGATGCCGGTGTACGAAAGCGCGGGGGGGACGGACGTGCCCGAAATCGCGGCCATGGCGGCGCCCCGGCCCTTGCTGGTGGTAAGCGACGGAGGGGACTGGACGGACCATGTGCCCCGGATCGAGTATCCGTATCTCCAAAAGGTATATGGCTATTTCGGGGCGGAGGGCGACGTTCACGATGTACACCTTCCGCACGAAGTACATGACTTTGGGATCAATAAACGGGAGGCCGTCTACTACTTTTTCTCAAAATACTTCCACCTCGATACGACGAAAATCGATGAACATAAAGTAACGATAGAACCGGAAGCCGCTATGTACGCGCTGGGGGGCCAACTGCCCGCGGACGCGATCCACGGGTTTGACAGCCTGACGGCGGTGTTTGAGCACGCGCACGCGCTCGTGTCGGAACCGGCGTTTGACGCGATGGCGGTGACGGCGCCCGCAAGACCCGCGGGGCGGGCCGCCCGCGCCAGAGCCTCGCTGCTCGCCGCCCACGCCAAAGCCGCGCTGCTCGCGGCAGAGGGGGCGCCCCCGCGCTACCGCGTAGCCCTGATCGACCTGATGCTGCTCAAACGCCAGAAGTTAGGCGCCCTGGACCTGGCTAAGCGCCTGGACGCGGATGGCATCGAAGTAGACATGGGCGGCCTGGGGACACGGGAGACCTTTGACAACCAGTTGGCGATCGACTCCATCAGAAACCAATACCTCAGCAAGAGCAAGGCGTTAAACCTTGAGATCTGCTCCCTGGCCATGACCGGGTTTTATGCGCAGTCTTTTCCCACGAGACCCACGGCTGTGAAAGCGGTAGGCGATTGCATCGCCACCATGCGGCAAATGGGCGTGCATACGGGATTTCTACCGCTGGGTGTGGAAGGGGACTTAAAGAAACACCCGGAGCTGCGGCCGGCTATAGTAGAGCGGCTAAAAGCCGTTGGCCAAATGGCCAAAGACTCGGGGGTGGTGATTGGGATAGAGACGTCATTGAATGCGAAGCAAGCAATACGACTCCTAAAGGACATCGGCTCCCCAAACATCAAGATCTGTTTCAACCTCGCGGACCCGATCCAACAAGGGGAAGACCCTTACAAAGAATTGGAGACGCTGGGTAAAAACCGGATCAGCGAGATCCATTGCAGTAACAAGGACAGCGTGTGGCTGCAGTACGATCCACAGGTGGATCTGCACCAGCTAAAGAAAACGCTGGACCGGATGGGCTGGAGCGGGTGGCTGGTGATCGAACGGTCGCGGGACGCGAAGGACCCGCACAATGTCAAAAAGAACTACGGGGCCAACGTGGCCTATGTCAAATCGATATTTCAAAATAGTGTATATGCGCATCTTTAA
- a CDS encoding fumarylacetoacetate hydrolase family protein — translation MRIFKTAHTILLEHEGHCYVSPEKDWDHYINRDNLYALLLEEIKRLTSVGTKEWLDTQPLRAPIGSQEVWAAGVTYLRSKTARMEESKESGGAVFYDKVYEAERPELFFKATAQRVSGPGEPVRIRKDSTWDVPEPELVLVITSTGNIVGYSIGNDMSSRSIEGENPLYLPQAKVYERCAGLGPSILVTETPIDPATGIHMTIHRERRQVFEGSVTIDRMKRAHTELVGYLYRECAFPNGCYLMTGTCIVPEAGFTLQSGDKITIGIDNIGILINTVE, via the coding sequence ATGCGCATCTTTAAAACAGCCCATACCATCCTGCTGGAACACGAGGGGCACTGTTATGTGTCTCCTGAGAAGGACTGGGATCATTATATTAACCGGGACAACCTGTATGCGCTCCTGCTGGAAGAAATAAAGCGGTTGACGAGCGTGGGGACGAAGGAGTGGCTGGACACGCAGCCGCTGAGGGCCCCCATCGGGAGCCAGGAGGTCTGGGCGGCGGGGGTGACCTATCTGCGCAGCAAAACGGCCCGGATGGAAGAAAGCAAGGAAAGCGGGGGCGCGGTGTTTTACGACAAAGTGTATGAAGCCGAGCGTCCGGAGCTGTTTTTCAAGGCCACGGCCCAGCGGGTATCAGGGCCGGGCGAGCCGGTGCGCATCCGTAAGGACAGTACCTGGGATGTGCCGGAGCCGGAGCTGGTCTTGGTGATCACCAGCACGGGAAACATCGTGGGCTACAGCATCGGCAACGATATGAGCAGCCGGAGCATCGAAGGGGAGAACCCGCTTTACCTGCCGCAGGCCAAGGTATATGAGCGTTGCGCGGGGCTGGGGCCGAGCATCCTGGTCACGGAGACGCCCATAGATCCGGCCACGGGCATCCACATGACCATACATCGGGAGCGCAGGCAGGTCTTCGAAGGCAGCGTGACGATCGACCGGATGAAGCGGGCGCATACCGAGCTGGTGGGATATTTATACAGGGAGTGCGCCTTCCCCAACGGATGTTACCTGATGACGGGGACGTGTATCGTCCCGGAGGCAGGATTTACGCTCCAAAGCGGAGACAAGATAACGATAGGTATAGATAATATTGGAATCCTTATAAATACAGTCGAATGA
- a CDS encoding dihydrodipicolinate synthase family protein, whose translation MNKFVPVMITPFNLKAKVDLEAVSVLVEFYLAAGVRGFFANCLSSEMYSISEDERLELTRHIVRRVRGRVPVVATGSFGLTVEDKAEFTRRIHDTGIDAVILITGHYANVEDDDAVLMKNFDKMFRLTGNIPLGLYECPAPYKRIITPGVFRALLDTGRLVYHKDTSIDLEKVKAKLDVARDVTNFEFYDAHTPNAMYSLQMGARGMSSISGNFYPEVLVWMVNNATDPARQEDVKWLQGELSRVDPLIHVAYPLSAKYFLRKRGLPIRTISRAVATELTVAQKRTLDEIFDSFQGWCARLGITPVPAEALSTPIPLDPPI comes from the coding sequence ATGAACAAGTTTGTACCGGTGATGATCACCCCGTTCAACCTCAAGGCGAAAGTCGACCTGGAGGCGGTATCGGTGTTGGTGGAGTTTTACCTGGCGGCCGGTGTCAGGGGTTTTTTTGCCAATTGTCTGTCGAGCGAGATGTACAGCATCAGCGAGGACGAGAGGCTGGAGCTGACCCGGCACATCGTTCGCCGGGTGCGGGGCCGGGTGCCGGTGGTCGCCACGGGCTCTTTTGGCCTCACGGTCGAGGACAAGGCGGAATTTACCAGGCGGATCCACGACACCGGGATCGATGCGGTCATCCTGATCACGGGGCACTATGCCAATGTGGAGGACGACGACGCGGTGCTGATGAAGAATTTTGACAAGATGTTTCGCCTGACGGGGAACATTCCGCTGGGGTTGTATGAATGCCCGGCGCCCTACAAGCGGATCATCACGCCCGGGGTTTTCCGGGCGTTGCTGGATACGGGCCGGTTGGTGTACCACAAGGACACCTCGATCGACCTGGAAAAGGTCAAGGCCAAACTGGACGTGGCCAGGGACGTGACAAACTTCGAGTTTTACGACGCGCACACGCCAAACGCCATGTACTCGCTGCAAATGGGCGCCCGGGGGATGTCCTCGATCTCGGGGAACTTCTACCCGGAGGTCCTGGTGTGGATGGTGAACAACGCGACCGACCCCGCCCGGCAGGAAGACGTGAAGTGGCTGCAGGGTGAGCTCAGCCGGGTAGATCCCCTGATCCACGTAGCCTATCCCCTTAGCGCCAAATACTTCCTCCGGAAACGGGGGTTGCCCATACGCACCATCAGCCGGGCGGTGGCCACGGAACTGACCGTCGCCCAGAAAAGGACATTGGATGAGATCTTTGACTCCTTCCAGGGTTGGTGTGCACGCCTGGGTATTACCCCCGTTCCGGCGGAGGCATTGAGCACGCCGATTCCTTTAGATCCCCCTATTTAA
- a CDS encoding iron-containing alcohol dehydrogenase, which translates to MTELKMYFPGKLVMGKGALERLTEDITAWNPERVLVVTIFPLLPLLKGLIDSLEARGVVVSVDTGIVQEPTFADFRELMSRAAPFNPDVVIGAGGGSVLDIAKLVAAQVGNPQPLEAYVGNGLLQGRYRKLVCLPATAGTGSEASPNAILVDDTDNQKKGIISPYLVPDVVYIDPLLTLSVPPAVTAATGLDAFTHCLEAYTNIYAHPFIDMYALQGMKLIAENLVRAVRDGNDVDARAQLILGSLLGGFCLGPVNTAAVHALSYPLGSAFHLAHGLSNALLLPHVMEFNLVAAPRRYADVALALGCSRAATDEATARAGVGKVRALIRDCGIPSRLAEVGVSSASVPDLATGAMEVKRLLKNNPRPVAWQDAVDIFNAAL; encoded by the coding sequence ATGACAGAACTGAAAATGTATTTCCCCGGTAAGCTGGTGATGGGCAAAGGCGCCCTGGAACGGTTAACCGAAGACATCACCGCCTGGAATCCCGAACGGGTCCTGGTGGTGACGATATTTCCTTTGTTGCCCCTGTTAAAGGGGCTGATCGATTCCCTGGAAGCCAGGGGCGTGGTGGTCTCCGTGGATACCGGGATTGTGCAGGAACCTACTTTTGCCGACTTCCGCGAACTGATGAGCCGTGCAGCGCCTTTTAACCCGGACGTCGTGATCGGGGCGGGGGGCGGCAGCGTGCTGGATATTGCCAAGCTCGTCGCGGCGCAAGTGGGGAATCCCCAACCCCTGGAGGCCTATGTGGGCAACGGCCTGCTCCAGGGCCGGTACCGCAAGCTGGTGTGTCTGCCGGCTACCGCGGGTACGGGTAGCGAAGCCTCTCCCAACGCCATCCTCGTGGATGATACCGATAACCAGAAAAAAGGCATCATCAGCCCCTACCTGGTACCGGACGTGGTGTATATAGATCCGCTGCTGACCCTGAGCGTACCGCCCGCTGTCACCGCGGCCACGGGGCTGGACGCGTTTACGCATTGCCTGGAAGCGTACACCAATATTTACGCCCATCCTTTTATCGATATGTACGCGCTCCAGGGGATGAAGCTGATTGCCGAAAACCTGGTCCGCGCGGTCCGGGACGGGAACGACGTGGACGCCCGGGCGCAACTGATCCTGGGAAGCCTGCTGGGTGGTTTTTGCCTGGGGCCGGTCAACACGGCTGCGGTACACGCCTTGTCGTATCCGCTGGGGAGCGCGTTCCACCTGGCCCACGGTTTATCCAACGCCCTGTTGCTCCCGCACGTGATGGAGTTCAACCTGGTGGCGGCCCCCCGGCGCTATGCGGACGTTGCCCTGGCGCTGGGCTGTTCCCGGGCGGCCACGGACGAGGCCACGGCCCGGGCGGGAGTGGGCAAGGTCCGGGCATTGATCCGGGACTGCGGGATTCCTTCCCGGCTGGCGGAGGTGGGCGTATCCTCCGCGTCGGTGCCCGACCTGGCCACGGGGGCGATGGAAGTAAAAAGACTACTCAAAAACAATCCGCGTCCTGTCGCGTGGCAGGACGCGGTGGACATCTTTAATGCTGCGTTATGA
- a CDS encoding dihydrodipicolinate synthase family protein translates to MNYSGVVVPAITPLEENGLLDEAAVERLWERFEQYGVDPFILGTTGEGPSLSLALKSAYIRLAGRLQTPRQRLFVGIGSACLEDSLALAFSAFEAGADAVVSTLPSYYALEVDDMRAYFLALADRVGGPLFIYNIPSTTHMSIPLSLVDELSGHPNIVGMKDSERGEERLFEALRRKPEGFCHLLGWSARSALALELGSNGLVPSSANLSPRLYRALYEAARAGQTEEAARLQKVSDALGEVYQKGRSLGASLAAMKAILAAKGICGPQMAPPLRAMAPPVGAASPLVLSQKDIDLINEWI, encoded by the coding sequence ATGAACTATTCTGGTGTTGTTGTTCCGGCCATTACACCGCTGGAGGAGAACGGTCTCCTGGACGAGGCCGCCGTGGAACGTTTGTGGGAACGATTCGAACAATATGGAGTCGACCCCTTTATCCTGGGGACAACCGGTGAGGGGCCAAGCCTGAGCCTCGCTTTGAAATCGGCGTACATCCGTCTCGCGGGCCGGTTGCAAACGCCCAGGCAACGGTTGTTTGTTGGGATAGGATCGGCCTGTCTGGAGGATTCGCTGGCACTGGCCTTTAGCGCCTTCGAGGCGGGTGCGGACGCGGTGGTGTCGACGCTGCCGTCCTACTACGCGCTGGAGGTGGACGACATGCGGGCGTATTTCCTTGCGCTCGCAGACCGCGTGGGTGGCCCCTTATTTATCTACAACATCCCGTCGACGACGCACATGTCGATTCCACTGTCCCTGGTGGACGAACTTTCCGGTCACCCGAATATCGTGGGTATGAAGGATTCCGAACGGGGGGAGGAACGGCTGTTTGAGGCGCTGCGGCGAAAACCCGAAGGCTTTTGCCACCTCCTGGGCTGGTCGGCCAGGTCGGCCCTGGCCCTGGAGCTGGGGAGCAACGGGCTCGTGCCCAGCAGCGCCAACCTCAGCCCCCGTTTGTACCGGGCATTGTACGAAGCGGCGCGGGCGGGGCAGACAGAAGAGGCGGCGCGGCTCCAAAAGGTATCCGACGCGCTCGGGGAAGTGTATCAGAAGGGACGCAGTCTCGGAGCGTCGCTCGCGGCGATGAAGGCGATACTGGCCGCCAAAGGCATTTGCGGCCCGCAAATGGCGCCGCCATTGAGAGCGATGGCGCCGCCAGTCGGCGCGGCTTCGCCGCTGGTGCTCTCACAAAAAGACATAGACCTGATCAACGAATGGATATGA
- the pdxA gene encoding 4-hydroxythreonine-4-phosphate dehydrogenase PdxA: protein MNPRPILGITMGDPAGIGPEIAVKALLQPGVYARCRPLLVGDAGVIERITRHLRLPATIRPVHAVSEARYNEGTIDVLDMQTVPNKDLPWGEISAESGHASFEAVREVIALAMKGAVDATVTGPIHKKAINEAGHHFAGHTEIYAHFTHTARYGMLLVEEHLRVIHVSTHVSLRQACDLVTKERVLEVIELLDKGLRSLGIEDRRIGVAGLNPHAGDSGLFGTEDDGEILPAVKTAQERGFDVEGPVPPDTLFAKAATGYYGGVVAMYHDQGHIPFKLSGFTWNAKAGRMDSVKGVNITLGLPIIRTSVDHGTAFEIAGKGIASPDAMSLAIDAAIQLHVNKNTI, encoded by the coding sequence ATGAACCCAAGACCAATTCTAGGCATTACGATGGGCGACCCCGCGGGCATCGGCCCGGAGATCGCCGTCAAGGCCCTGTTACAACCCGGGGTGTATGCGCGCTGCCGGCCCCTGCTGGTGGGCGACGCGGGGGTGATCGAACGCATCACCCGCCACCTTCGGCTGCCGGCCACGATCCGGCCGGTCCACGCGGTAAGTGAAGCGCGGTACAACGAAGGCACCATCGACGTTTTGGACATGCAGACCGTCCCCAACAAGGACCTCCCCTGGGGTGAGATCAGCGCGGAATCCGGGCACGCCTCTTTCGAAGCAGTGCGCGAGGTGATCGCGCTGGCGATGAAAGGCGCGGTAGACGCCACCGTGACCGGGCCCATCCACAAAAAAGCCATCAACGAAGCCGGGCATCACTTTGCCGGGCATACGGAAATCTATGCGCACTTTACCCACACGGCCAGGTATGGGATGTTGCTGGTGGAGGAACACCTCCGGGTTATCCACGTGTCGACCCATGTATCACTCCGCCAGGCCTGCGACCTTGTCACAAAGGAGCGGGTGCTGGAAGTGATCGAACTCCTGGATAAGGGGCTTAGAAGCCTGGGGATAGAAGACCGCAGGATCGGCGTGGCGGGGTTGAACCCACACGCGGGGGACTCCGGGCTTTTTGGAACGGAAGACGACGGAGAGATCCTGCCGGCGGTAAAAACCGCGCAGGAACGAGGTTTTGACGTCGAAGGACCGGTCCCGCCGGATACCCTGTTTGCCAAAGCCGCTACCGGCTATTACGGTGGCGTCGTCGCCATGTACCACGACCAGGGACATATCCCCTTCAAACTCTCGGGTTTTACCTGGAACGCCAAAGCGGGAAGGATGGACAGCGTCAAGGGGGTCAACATCACCCTTGGGTTGCCCATTATCCGGACCTCGGTCGACCACGGCACGGCCTTCGAGATCGCCGGCAAAGGAATCGCCAGCCCCGACGCGATGTCGCTGGCAATCGATGCCGCCATTCAATTACACGTAAATAAGAACACGATATGA
- a CDS encoding four-carbon acid sugar kinase family protein, whose product MIAVIADDFTGAAELGGVALRYDLSVEIHTEVNPACKADVLIIASDTRAMNEEDAMHEMKRITEAVAPLRPQLIFKKVDSVLRGHVAAEMEVQMRVLGFSKALLVPANPVLGRTIRNGLYYLQGQPIHHSGFSQDPEYAITSARIHDMLRIPEGKIPVRKLSDDLPLTGIVVGEAEIASDLQDWARRIDGETLVAGASGFFAAVLDSLHVRGVADTHYREPAGKPCLFVCGSAYAQSLETIRTLEERGGPVSYMPLSLASTEDLDSLEDWVEEVRELIEEFGVAIIAIRGGETHLVSPSALRERTALLVQQVCARESIRELFIEGGSTARTILERLDLQTFVPVEEKAAGVIRMRMPEHPGLHVTVKPGSYSWPALSML is encoded by the coding sequence ATGATTGCTGTCATTGCCGACGATTTTACGGGTGCTGCGGAACTGGGAGGGGTTGCCCTCCGGTATGACCTGTCGGTGGAAATCCATACCGAAGTCAATCCCGCCTGCAAGGCGGACGTCCTGATCATTGCTTCCGATACCCGGGCGATGAACGAAGAGGATGCGATGCACGAGATGAAGCGCATCACCGAGGCCGTGGCTCCCCTGAGACCCCAGTTGATCTTTAAAAAAGTAGACTCCGTCCTGAGGGGGCATGTCGCCGCCGAAATGGAGGTGCAGATGAGGGTGCTGGGTTTTTCAAAGGCCCTCCTGGTGCCGGCGAATCCCGTGCTGGGCAGGACCATCCGGAACGGTTTGTACTACCTGCAGGGACAACCCATCCACCACAGCGGGTTTTCCCAAGACCCCGAATACGCCATTACGAGCGCGCGCATCCACGATATGCTGCGTATCCCGGAGGGAAAGATCCCGGTCCGGAAGCTGAGCGACGACCTGCCCCTTACGGGGATTGTCGTGGGCGAGGCGGAGATCGCTTCCGACCTCCAGGACTGGGCCAGGCGCATCGACGGTGAAACGCTCGTGGCGGGTGCCTCGGGCTTTTTTGCCGCGGTGCTCGACAGCCTGCATGTCCGGGGCGTGGCGGATACGCATTACCGTGAGCCGGCCGGCAAACCCTGTCTGTTTGTCTGCGGCAGCGCCTACGCCCAAAGCCTGGAGACCATCCGTACCCTGGAAGAACGGGGCGGCCCCGTGAGCTATATGCCCCTGTCCCTGGCCAGCACGGAGGACCTGGACAGCCTGGAAGACTGGGTGGAGGAAGTTCGCGAGCTGATTGAAGAATTTGGTGTCGCGATCATCGCCATCCGTGGCGGAGAAACCCACCTGGTATCCCCGTCCGCCCTTCGGGAAAGGACTGCGCTCCTCGTCCAACAGGTGTGCGCCCGGGAAAGCATCCGTGAATTGTTTATTGAAGGAGGCTCCACCGCCCGGACGATCCTGGAGCGCCTGGACCTTCAAACCTTTGTCCCCGTCGAAGAAAAGGCCGCGGGGGTCATCCGCATGCGCATGCCCGAACACCCCGGGCTGCACGTTACCGTAAAGCCGGGCAGCTACAGCTGGCCCGCCTTGTCCATGCTCTAA